The following coding sequences are from one Paraburkholderia caballeronis window:
- a CDS encoding DUF4279 domain-containing protein gives MIGRTKTGTKKDDQLANATIYISGDSIAPAFWSGYFGIEPDIAITKGQPFVTPAGRLSRVPGRLGLWGVGSKTAVHSGSLEPHLRYLVERLGLPRSDLRDLLQEQGAKLALWCYWMNDAGDRVPDVPSDIRAMIEMMGGTIEIDEYK, from the coding sequence ATGATTGGGCGGACTAAGACCGGTACGAAGAAAGACGACCAACTAGCAAACGCAACGATCTACATTTCCGGCGATTCAATCGCGCCGGCATTCTGGTCCGGGTATTTCGGCATTGAACCGGATATTGCCATTACCAAAGGACAGCCATTCGTGACGCCCGCCGGACGGTTAAGCCGTGTACCGGGCCGCCTTGGTCTTTGGGGTGTAGGGAGCAAAACGGCGGTGCATAGCGGTTCGCTTGAACCGCATTTACGCTACCTTGTGGAACGCCTCGGCTTGCCGCGCAGCGATCTGCGCGATCTGCTTCAGGAGCAAGGCGCAAAGCTGGCACTGTGGTGTTACTGGATGAACGATGCGGGCGACCGCGTGCCCGACGTGCCGTCGGATATCCGGGCCATGATAGAAATGATGGGCGGAACAATAGAGATTGACGAGTACAAATAG
- a CDS encoding MipA/OmpV family protein — protein sequence MALTIGNARAILIRPDGNPRARGATARRTGLPAALAVAACAFAAAPDVRAQTPSPLGEWQYSAGIPLQKLYQTQIPDWQARLGVGMTFAPRYDGSDRNRVLAGPSVDLRYKDLAFVSTGEGIGVNVLRGPNWRMSVAAVYDLGRRGHDDPSRLNGLGNINPAPAMKIAADYVVSKDFPLVFRAAVTRSFGGSNGWIADLGAYMPLPGSSEKFYWFAGPSVSFADSTYMNSWFGVNAQQAAASRYRQYGASAGLKSAGFGITMIYFVNKHWFVSADGALKRLLGSAARSPITQTKTGGVCDVSINYQF from the coding sequence ATGGCGCTAACCATCGGCAACGCGCGGGCAATACTCATTCGACCGGACGGCAACCCGCGCGCTCGCGGCGCGACCGCGCGGCGCACCGGCTTGCCCGCCGCGCTCGCCGTCGCGGCCTGCGCGTTCGCCGCCGCACCGGACGTGCGCGCGCAAACGCCGTCGCCGCTCGGCGAATGGCAATATTCAGCGGGCATCCCGCTCCAGAAGCTGTACCAGACGCAGATCCCGGACTGGCAGGCGCGGCTCGGCGTCGGGATGACGTTCGCGCCGCGCTACGACGGCTCGGACCGCAACCGCGTGCTTGCCGGCCCGAGCGTCGACCTCCGCTACAAGGACCTCGCGTTCGTGTCCACCGGCGAAGGGATCGGCGTGAACGTGCTGCGCGGACCGAACTGGCGCATGAGCGTCGCGGCGGTCTACGACCTCGGGCGGCGCGGCCACGACGACCCGTCGCGTCTGAACGGACTCGGCAACATCAACCCGGCGCCCGCCATGAAGATCGCGGCCGACTACGTGGTGTCGAAGGACTTTCCGCTCGTGTTCCGCGCGGCGGTCACGCGCAGCTTCGGCGGCTCGAACGGCTGGATCGCGGACCTCGGCGCGTACATGCCGCTGCCCGGCAGCTCCGAGAAGTTCTACTGGTTCGCCGGCCCGTCGGTGTCGTTCGCGGACTCGACGTACATGAACAGCTGGTTCGGCGTGAACGCGCAGCAGGCGGCCGCGTCGCGCTACCGCCAGTACGGCGCGAGCGCCGGTCTGAAGTCGGCCGGCTTCGGCATCACGATGATCTACTTCGTGAACAAGCACTGGTTCGTCAGCGCGGACGGCGCGCTCAAGCGGCTGCTCGGCAGCGCCGCGCGCAGCCCGATCACGCAGACGAAGACGGGCGGCGTCTGCGACGTGTCGATCAACTATCAGTTCTGA
- a CDS encoding TerC family protein gives MLAPLATTLFLGQPAWLWVAFAAIVVALLVLDLGVLHRDDHEIGIRESLWLSFGYIAIGLLFGAFLWWQLGAEPATQYLTGYLIEKSLSLDNVFVIASIFTALAVPRQYQHRVLFWGIVGVLVLRAIMVGLGAALVARFDWVLYVFGVFLAATGIRMLVTSKQEPGIDGSPVLRVLRRAMPITDAPEGRAFVVRRAHPVTGKPALWATPLLVALLTIEFADLIFAVDSIPAIFSITTDPFIVYTSNIFAVLGLRALFFALAAIAHRFHYLKHALALVLVFIGAKIFLVGIVGKIPATLSLGVTAALLAGGVVASLLKTRPGGHPDAR, from the coding sequence ATGCTCGCGCCGCTCGCCACCACCCTCTTTCTCGGTCAACCCGCATGGCTGTGGGTCGCGTTCGCCGCGATCGTGGTCGCGCTGCTGGTGCTCGACCTCGGCGTCCTGCATCGCGACGACCACGAGATCGGCATTCGCGAAAGCCTGTGGCTGTCGTTCGGCTACATCGCGATCGGCCTGCTGTTCGGCGCGTTCCTGTGGTGGCAGCTCGGCGCCGAACCGGCGACGCAGTACCTGACCGGCTATCTGATCGAAAAATCGCTGTCGCTCGACAACGTGTTCGTGATCGCGTCGATCTTCACCGCGCTCGCGGTGCCGCGCCAGTATCAGCATCGCGTGCTGTTCTGGGGGATCGTCGGCGTGCTGGTGCTGCGCGCGATCATGGTCGGGCTCGGTGCGGCGCTCGTCGCGCGTTTCGACTGGGTGCTGTACGTGTTCGGCGTGTTCCTCGCGGCGACCGGCATCCGGATGCTCGTGACGTCGAAGCAGGAGCCGGGCATCGACGGCAGTCCGGTGCTGCGCGTGCTGCGTCGCGCGATGCCGATCACCGACGCGCCCGAAGGCCGTGCGTTCGTCGTGCGCCGCGCGCATCCGGTCACCGGCAAGCCGGCGCTGTGGGCGACGCCTCTGCTCGTCGCGCTGCTGACGATCGAGTTCGCGGACCTGATCTTCGCGGTCGATTCGATCCCGGCGATCTTCTCGATCACGACCGATCCGTTCATCGTGTACACGAGCAACATCTTCGCGGTGCTGGGGCTGCGCGCGCTGTTCTTCGCGCTCGCGGCGATCGCGCACCGCTTCCACTACCTGAAGCACGCGCTCGCGCTGGTGCTCGTGTTCATCGGCGCGAAGATCTTCCTCGTCGGCATCGTCGGCAAGATTCCGGCGACGCTGAGCCTCGGCGTGACGGCCGCGCTGCTGGCCGGCGGCGTCGTGGCGTCGCTCTTGAAGACGCGTCCCGGCGGGCATCCGGACGCGCGCTGA
- a CDS encoding SDR family NAD(P)-dependent oxidoreductase — MQRFEHKVVIVTGAGSGIGAATAQRFSEERANVVLAGRTREKLEAVAATMPVERTHVQVTDVRRLSDVASLVAAAIGRFGRLDVLVNNAGIAPTGPLDQAGVDAWNDVIATDLTGVFYGTREAFPHLKATRGSIVNLSSVSGIGGDWGMSFYNAAKGAVTNFTRSCAMDFAAAGVRVNAVCPTLTYTDLTKAMFDDDALIDRFRERIPLGRHAQPEEIAAVIAFLASDDARFVTGVNLPVDGGLSASNGQPKQA, encoded by the coding sequence ATGCAGCGTTTCGAACACAAGGTCGTGATCGTCACCGGCGCGGGCTCGGGCATCGGCGCGGCTACCGCGCAACGTTTCTCGGAAGAACGCGCGAACGTCGTGCTCGCCGGCCGCACGCGCGAGAAGCTTGAGGCCGTCGCCGCGACAATGCCAGTCGAACGCACGCACGTGCAGGTGACCGACGTGCGCCGGCTGTCCGACGTCGCGAGCCTCGTCGCGGCCGCGATCGGGCGGTTCGGCCGGCTCGACGTGCTGGTGAACAATGCGGGCATCGCGCCGACGGGGCCGCTCGACCAGGCCGGCGTCGACGCATGGAACGACGTGATCGCGACCGACCTGACCGGCGTGTTCTACGGCACGCGCGAAGCGTTTCCGCATCTGAAGGCGACGCGCGGGTCGATCGTGAACCTGTCGTCGGTGTCGGGCATCGGCGGCGATTGGGGGATGAGTTTCTACAACGCGGCGAAAGGCGCGGTCACGAACTTCACGCGCTCGTGCGCGATGGACTTCGCGGCGGCCGGCGTGCGCGTGAACGCGGTCTGCCCGACGCTGACGTACACGGACCTGACGAAAGCCATGTTCGACGACGACGCGCTGATCGACCGGTTTCGCGAGCGCATTCCGCTCGGCCGCCACGCGCAGCCGGAAGAGATCGCGGCGGTGATCGCGTTCCTCGCAAGCGACGACGCGCGTTTCGTGACCGGCGTGAACCTGCCGGTGGACGGCGGACTGTCCGCGTCGAACGGGCAGCCGAAGCAGGCATGA
- a CDS encoding sensor histidine kinase yields MFAANSLHRRLSLALGALAIVVGILGALGTFVVVRGLASEFNASLRDAASHIRAGTTHPATLPGGANDDLVVQIWSADDGAAPGRSSNFALGLPKTPAGFTSIEHAGDTWDVFALAAGDEFFQVAESRSVRNRNAIRVAFWSLLPVLALLPLLALTIAATVRMSLRPLDRIGRRAARIDLHNLQPLKVDKAPEELRPFLDSINRMIERLSALVHSERKFIADAAHELRSPISAMQLQIDNLRAAPPDQYDERLEELRRGIGRAASLVSQLLGLARAEIGRAERTLADVSLSRVVTDVVADLLPLAYARGVDLGVVQLDDATVRAVEADMRVLVRNLIDNAIRYGGHGANVDVAVRAEPHGVTIEVTDDGPGIADADLPRVFDRFFRAGVTDAEGSGLGLAIAQTLAASYAGRVTVANRADGRTGVVARIELPRA; encoded by the coding sequence ATGTTCGCTGCGAATTCGTTGCACCGGCGCCTGAGCCTCGCGCTCGGCGCACTCGCGATAGTGGTCGGCATTCTCGGCGCGCTCGGCACGTTCGTCGTCGTGCGCGGCCTCGCGAGCGAGTTCAATGCGAGCCTGCGCGACGCCGCCTCGCACATCCGCGCGGGCACCACGCATCCGGCCACGCTGCCGGGCGGCGCGAACGACGACCTCGTCGTGCAGATCTGGTCCGCCGACGACGGCGCGGCGCCGGGCCGGTCGAGCAACTTCGCGCTCGGTCTGCCGAAAACCCCGGCGGGCTTCACGTCGATCGAGCACGCGGGCGACACGTGGGACGTGTTCGCGCTCGCGGCCGGCGACGAGTTTTTCCAGGTCGCCGAATCGCGCAGCGTGCGCAACCGCAATGCGATCCGCGTCGCGTTCTGGAGCCTGCTGCCGGTGCTCGCGCTGCTGCCCCTCCTCGCGTTGACGATCGCGGCGACGGTGCGCATGTCGCTGCGTCCGCTCGACCGGATCGGCCGCCGCGCCGCGCGGATCGACCTGCACAACCTGCAACCGCTGAAGGTGGACAAGGCGCCCGAGGAACTGCGGCCGTTCCTCGATTCGATCAACCGGATGATCGAGCGGCTGTCCGCGCTCGTGCACTCGGAGCGCAAGTTCATCGCGGACGCCGCGCACGAACTGCGCTCGCCGATTTCCGCGATGCAACTGCAGATCGACAACCTGCGCGCCGCGCCGCCGGACCAGTACGACGAGCGGCTGGAAGAACTGCGGCGCGGAATCGGGCGTGCGGCGTCGCTGGTGTCGCAACTGCTCGGCCTCGCGCGCGCCGAGATCGGCCGCGCGGAGCGGACGCTCGCGGACGTGTCGCTGTCGCGCGTCGTGACCGACGTGGTCGCGGACCTGCTGCCGCTCGCGTATGCGCGCGGCGTCGATCTCGGCGTCGTGCAGCTGGACGACGCGACCGTGCGCGCGGTCGAGGCCGACATGCGCGTGCTGGTGCGCAATCTGATCGACAACGCGATCCGCTACGGCGGACACGGCGCGAACGTCGACGTCGCGGTGCGCGCAGAGCCGCACGGCGTCACGATCGAAGTGACGGACGACGGCCCCGGCATCGCGGACGCGGACCTGCCGCGCGTGTTCGACCGCTTCTTCCGCGCGGGCGTGACGGACGCCGAAGGCAGCGGCTTAGGCCTCGCGATCGCGCAGACGCTGGCCGCGAGTTACGCGGGACGCGTGACGGTCGCGAACCGCGCGGACGGCCGGACCGGCGTCGTCGCGCGCATCGAATTGCCGCGCGCGTAG
- the gltA gene encoding citrate synthase, with the protein MTPSDVKATLSFSDNSPSVELPIYKGSMGPDVIDIRKLYGQTGKFTYDPGFMSTASCNSAITYIDGDKGELLYRGYPIDNLAQNADFLETCYLLLKDELPTQAQKDEFVKTVTSHTMVHEQMQFFFRGFRRDAHPMAILVAAVGALSAFYHDSLDINNPRHREVSAIRMIAKLPTLVAMAYKYSIGQPFVYPRNDLSYSANFMRMMFSNPCEEYQVNDVLVRALDRILILHADHEQNASTSTVRLAGSSGANPFACIAAGIACLWGPAHGGANEAALNMLEEIGSVDKIPEFIKQVKDKNSGVKLMGFGHRVYKNYDPRAKLMRETCYEVLNELGLHDDPLFKLAMELEKIALEDEYFVSRKLYPNVDFYSGIVQRALGIPTSMFTCIFAMARTVGWIGQWNEMIADPEQKIGRPRQLFIGHTPREAKPISQR; encoded by the coding sequence ATGACCCCGTCAGATGTAAAAGCCACGCTATCGTTCAGCGATAACTCGCCGAGCGTCGAACTGCCGATCTACAAGGGCTCGATGGGCCCGGACGTGATCGACATCCGCAAACTGTACGGCCAGACCGGCAAGTTCACGTACGACCCGGGCTTCATGTCGACGGCGTCGTGCAACTCGGCGATCACCTACATCGACGGTGACAAGGGCGAACTGCTGTATCGCGGCTACCCGATCGACAACCTCGCGCAGAACGCCGACTTCCTCGAAACCTGCTACCTGCTGCTGAAGGACGAGCTGCCGACGCAGGCGCAGAAGGACGAATTCGTGAAGACCGTCACGAGCCACACGATGGTTCACGAGCAGATGCAGTTCTTCTTCCGCGGCTTCCGTCGCGACGCGCACCCGATGGCGATTCTGGTCGCCGCGGTCGGCGCGCTGTCCGCGTTCTACCACGACTCGCTCGACATCAATAACCCGCGTCACCGCGAAGTCTCCGCGATCCGCATGATCGCGAAGCTGCCGACGCTGGTCGCGATGGCGTACAAGTACAGCATCGGCCAGCCGTTCGTGTACCCGCGCAACGACCTGTCGTACAGCGCGAACTTCATGCGGATGATGTTCTCGAATCCGTGCGAAGAGTACCAGGTGAACGACGTGCTGGTGCGTGCGCTCGACCGCATCCTGATCCTGCACGCTGACCACGAGCAGAACGCGTCGACGTCGACCGTGCGTCTCGCCGGTTCGTCGGGCGCGAACCCGTTCGCGTGTATCGCGGCCGGCATCGCGTGTCTGTGGGGTCCGGCGCACGGAGGTGCGAACGAAGCCGCGCTGAACATGCTCGAAGAGATCGGCTCGGTCGACAAGATCCCCGAGTTCATCAAGCAGGTGAAGGACAAGAATTCCGGCGTGAAGCTGATGGGCTTCGGCCATCGCGTGTACAAGAACTACGACCCGCGTGCGAAGCTGATGCGCGAGACGTGCTACGAAGTGTTGAACGAACTGGGCCTGCACGACGACCCGCTGTTCAAGCTCGCGATGGAACTCGAAAAGATCGCGCTGGAAGACGAATACTTCGTGTCGCGCAAGCTGTACCCGAACGTCGATTTCTACTCGGGCATCGTGCAGCGCGCGCTGGGCATCCCGACGTCGATGTTCACCTGCATCTTCGCGATGGCGCGCACGGTCGGCTGGATCGGCCAGTGGAACGAAATGATCGCAGATCCGGAACAGAAGATCGGCCGTCCGCGTCAGCTGTTCATCGGCCATACGCCGCGCGAAGCGAAGCCGATTTCGCAACGTTAA
- a CDS encoding FAD assembly factor SdhE, which produces MEPDSHQADPHRRARLRWRARRGLLENDLIFERFFSRYEHDLSDADVGALTRLFELSDNDLMDLLLARKEPEGDLAGPDVRRVLELLRHV; this is translated from the coding sequence ATGGAACCGGACTCGCATCAAGCCGACCCCCATCGCCGCGCGCGCCTTCGCTGGCGCGCGCGGCGCGGCCTGCTCGAAAACGATCTGATTTTCGAGCGTTTTTTCAGCCGCTACGAGCATGACCTCAGCGACGCCGACGTAGGCGCGCTCACGCGCCTCTTCGAACTGAGCGATAACGACCTGATGGACTTGCTGCTCGCACGCAAGGAACCGGAAGGCGACCTTGCCGGCCCGGACGTAAGACGGGTGCTGGAGTTGCTTCGACATGTCTGA
- a CDS encoding VOC family protein, with product MSETFRRPTFGSAVYYRDPFAALDWLEKAFGFTRQFVVSDDSGRLCHSEMRFGDGYLMVCGEWPGMPSTSPAAVDGRNTQSVHVQLHDGLDAHCERARAAGAKIVREPEDQFYGDRVYVAIDPEGHLWSFVQTVRDVSREEAERASELKIDGWV from the coding sequence ATGAGCGAAACATTTCGGCGTCCGACGTTCGGCTCCGCCGTCTACTACCGCGATCCGTTCGCTGCGCTGGACTGGCTCGAAAAGGCGTTCGGCTTTACGCGGCAGTTCGTCGTTAGCGACGACAGCGGCCGCCTCTGTCATTCGGAAATGCGCTTCGGCGACGGTTATCTGATGGTTTGCGGCGAGTGGCCAGGCATGCCGTCGACGAGCCCGGCGGCCGTCGACGGCCGCAATACGCAGTCGGTGCATGTGCAATTGCACGACGGCCTCGACGCGCATTGCGAACGGGCGCGCGCGGCCGGCGCGAAGATCGTGCGCGAACCCGAAGACCAGTTCTATGGCGACCGCGTGTATGTCGCGATCGATCCCGAAGGCCACCTGTGGAGCTTCGTGCAGACCGTGCGCGATGTGTCGCGCGAAGAAGCCGAGCGGGCTAGCGAGCTGAAGATCGACGGATGGGTTTGA
- a CDS encoding DUF4148 domain-containing protein produces MKALAILAVVGALAAPAVTFAQTTSAPLTRAQVRAELIQLEQAGYRPSAGDDANYPSDILAAEAKVAAENNAQQTNDAMGGVPLGSSSASGARMPMPTSGAKPSACVGPASFCNLYFGS; encoded by the coding sequence ATGAAAGCACTTGCCATCCTCGCTGTCGTCGGCGCACTCGCCGCTCCCGCCGTGACGTTCGCCCAAACCACGTCCGCACCGCTGACCCGCGCCCAGGTCCGCGCGGAGTTGATCCAGCTTGAACAGGCCGGCTATCGTCCGTCGGCCGGCGACGACGCGAACTACCCGTCCGACATCCTGGCCGCCGAAGCAAAGGTCGCTGCGGAAAACAACGCACAGCAGACCAACGACGCCATGGGCGGCGTGCCGCTCGGCAGTTCGTCCGCATCCGGCGCGCGGATGCCGATGCCGACGTCCGGCGCGAAGCCGTCCGCCTGCGTCGGTCCGGCGAGCTTCTGCAACCTGTATTTCGGCAGCTGA
- a CDS encoding TFIIB-type zinc ribbon-containing protein, whose protein sequence is MKCPHCADVTLTLAERQGIEIDYCPQCRGVWLDRSELDRLIERGAARDRDDEQRRESPYSHNSHSSRDSRDSHDSRDRYGRRRKSWLGELFD, encoded by the coding sequence ATGAAATGTCCCCACTGCGCCGACGTCACGCTGACGCTTGCGGAGCGTCAGGGCATCGAGATCGACTACTGCCCGCAATGCCGCGGCGTCTGGCTCGATCGCAGCGAACTCGACCGGCTGATCGAACGCGGCGCGGCACGCGACCGCGACGACGAGCAGCGCCGCGAGTCGCCGTACTCACACAACTCGCACAGTTCGCGCGATTCACGAGATTCGCACGACTCGCGCGACCGCTACGGGCGCCGCCGCAAATCGTGGCTCGGCGAGCTGTTCGACTGA
- a CDS encoding DUF4148 domain-containing protein has translation MKIRHAITAAFIALASVGAVTAASAQGLTRAEVQQQLIQAEENGSRFVSDTSYPDVSPVFAQQFAHQSQGRADGVGAGVSGTSASGGPSNVERATVRMPGSTADCVGPAGFCTPYFGN, from the coding sequence ATGAAAATCCGTCATGCAATAACCGCCGCCTTCATCGCTCTCGCATCCGTGGGCGCCGTCACCGCCGCATCGGCCCAGGGACTCACGCGCGCCGAAGTGCAGCAGCAACTGATCCAGGCCGAAGAGAACGGCTCGCGCTTCGTCAGCGACACGTCGTATCCGGACGTGAGCCCGGTTTTCGCGCAGCAGTTCGCGCATCAGTCGCAGGGCCGCGCGGACGGCGTCGGCGCGGGCGTCTCTGGCACGAGCGCGTCGGGCGGTCCGTCGAATGTCGAGCGCGCAACCGTCCGGATGCCGGGCAGCACGGCGGACTGCGTCGGTCCCGCCGGGTTCTGCACGCCGTACTTCGGCAACTGA
- a CDS encoding response regulator transcription factor, giving the protein MRILLIEDDLLIGPALLRALKDASYSVDWVRTGEAGRAAVRDGSYTAILLDLGLADANGLDVLAGLRAANDTTPVLIVTARDDVDTRVQGLDLGADDYLVKPFDSKELLARIRAVVRRKAGFASATMQGGRASLDMNARRLTFDGQTGELSAREYALLLALMERPGAILSRQQLEERMYGWGEEVESNAVDAVIYGVRRKFGHAVIRNVRGLGWTIGE; this is encoded by the coding sequence ATGCGGATCCTGCTGATCGAAGACGACCTGCTGATCGGGCCGGCGCTGCTGCGCGCGCTGAAGGACGCGTCGTACAGCGTCGATTGGGTGCGCACCGGCGAGGCCGGGCGCGCGGCGGTGCGCGACGGCTCGTACACGGCGATCCTGCTCGACCTCGGTCTCGCGGATGCGAACGGGCTCGACGTGCTCGCCGGCCTGCGCGCGGCGAACGACACGACGCCGGTGCTGATCGTCACCGCGCGCGACGACGTCGATACGCGCGTGCAAGGTCTCGACCTCGGCGCGGACGATTACCTCGTGAAGCCGTTCGACAGCAAGGAACTGCTCGCGCGGATTCGCGCGGTCGTGCGCCGCAAGGCGGGGTTCGCGTCCGCGACGATGCAGGGCGGCCGCGCGTCGCTCGACATGAACGCGCGCCGGCTCACATTCGACGGACAGACCGGTGAATTATCGGCGCGCGAGTATGCGCTGCTGCTCGCGTTGATGGAGCGTCCCGGCGCGATCCTGTCGCGCCAGCAGCTCGAAGAACGGATGTACGGCTGGGGCGAGGAAGTGGAGAGCAACGCCGTCGACGCGGTGATCTACGGGGTGCGTCGCAAGTTCGGGCATGCGGTGATCCGCAACGTGCGCGGACTCGGCTGGACGATCGGCGAATGA
- a CDS encoding anti-sigma factor family protein — MSIIVKDFPPHSDRPLSETDLQAFADGLLTPGRAERVDAYLKQRPREAHRVAFYGRLNAQIRDAFPATDEPLPRGAGQPAGGRLSRAWRRLAARVSPGLVALVFAAAAAGGWMAAFDVSAMALNDAALMALMDPTAGRDRQHAPSPVEAAAAPNLASVGMRLVSVGSMKVGLVARASRYVYQSRNGAPVVLMSAPSLNLPPRPQWIAHRVGSYRLLMWTHVARRYVIAGDATTPGMMRAADAVTDAHNEP; from the coding sequence TTGTCCATCATCGTGAAAGATTTCCCTCCCCACTCCGACCGGCCGCTGTCCGAAACCGACCTTCAGGCGTTTGCTGACGGACTGCTTACGCCCGGCCGCGCCGAGCGGGTCGATGCGTATCTGAAGCAGCGGCCGCGCGAGGCCCACCGCGTCGCGTTCTACGGCCGGCTGAACGCGCAGATCCGCGACGCGTTCCCGGCCACCGACGAGCCGCTGCCGCGCGGCGCGGGCCAGCCCGCGGGCGGCCGGCTGTCCCGCGCGTGGCGGCGGCTGGCCGCGCGGGTGTCGCCCGGTCTCGTCGCGCTGGTGTTCGCCGCGGCGGCGGCGGGCGGCTGGATGGCCGCGTTCGACGTGTCCGCGATGGCGCTGAACGACGCCGCGCTGATGGCGCTGATGGACCCGACCGCCGGCCGCGACCGGCAACACGCGCCGTCGCCGGTGGAGGCCGCCGCCGCGCCGAATCTCGCGTCGGTCGGGATGCGGCTCGTGTCGGTCGGCTCGATGAAGGTCGGCCTCGTCGCGCGCGCGTCTCGCTACGTGTACCAGAGCCGCAACGGCGCGCCGGTCGTGCTGATGAGCGCGCCGTCGCTGAACCTGCCGCCGCGTCCGCAGTGGATCGCGCATCGCGTCGGCTCGTATCGATTGCTGATGTGGACGCACGTCGCGCGCCGCTACGTGATCGCCGGCGACGCGACGACCCCGGGTATGATGCGCGCCGCCGACGCGGTGACGGACGCGCACAATGAACCATGA
- a CDS encoding RNA polymerase sigma factor, translating to MDVREQLYEHVPRLRRYARALISNRELADDLVQDTLERALSRHTQFQAGTDLRAWLFTIMHNIFVNQVRKASTRSVHVSIDDDEFHDADVSVPASQTNSLEVRDLDYALQRLSADQREVVLLVGLEEMSYTDVAIALDIPIGTVMSRLSRGRERLRALMAGTQQGTKLKVVR from the coding sequence ATGGATGTTCGCGAACAGTTATATGAGCACGTCCCGCGATTGCGGCGTTATGCGCGCGCGCTGATCAGCAACCGGGAACTGGCCGACGATCTCGTGCAGGACACGCTGGAGCGCGCGCTGAGCCGCCATACGCAGTTCCAGGCCGGCACGGACCTGCGCGCGTGGCTCTTCACGATCATGCACAACATCTTCGTGAACCAGGTGCGCAAGGCGTCGACGCGCTCGGTGCACGTGTCGATCGACGACGACGAATTCCACGACGCCGACGTGTCGGTGCCCGCGAGCCAGACGAATTCGCTCGAAGTGCGCGATCTCGACTACGCGTTGCAGCGGCTGTCGGCCGACCAGCGCGAGGTCGTGCTGCTGGTCGGGCTGGAGGAAATGAGCTACACGGACGTCGCGATCGCGCTCGACATTCCGATCGGCACCGTGATGTCGCGGCTGTCGCGCGGCCGCGAGCGCCTGCGCGCGCTGATGGCCGGGACCCAGCAAGGCACGAAGCTGAAGGTGGTGCGATGA
- a CDS encoding tellurite resistance TerB family protein, translating to MRTYSCNSPQAAGRIVAISLLADGHLSSDELVALSRERIADRLGLKPGEFGSILQGLCEDLLAGSHLNWTDACKLDSDVMQQVMQELQDPVLRAEVLALCRTAINADRHVSESEAQMLAVLSLAWQVRPLPHAVS from the coding sequence ATGCGTACTTACTCGTGCAACAGCCCGCAGGCAGCAGGCCGGATCGTCGCGATCTCGCTGCTCGCGGACGGCCACCTCAGCAGCGACGAACTCGTCGCGCTTTCCCGCGAGCGGATCGCGGACCGGCTCGGCCTGAAGCCGGGCGAATTCGGCTCGATCCTTCAGGGGCTGTGCGAAGACCTGCTCGCGGGCTCGCATCTGAACTGGACCGATGCGTGCAAGCTCGACTCGGACGTCATGCAGCAGGTGATGCAGGAATTGCAGGACCCGGTGCTGCGGGCCGAAGTGCTCGCGCTGTGCCGCACGGCGATCAACGCGGACCGGCACGTGAGCGAAAGCGAAGCGCAGATGCTGGCGGTGCTGTCGCTTGCGTGGCAGGTCAGGCCGCTGCCGCATGCGGTGTCGTGA